The genome window CCTTGTCGCCGTTCATCGAGCCGCCGTGTTCGACCGTCGCCGCATAATTGTTCTTGGCGTCGATGCCCCAATTGTAGACGCCGAAGGTCGGCACGATGGACTCGAAGAATTCATACCAGGACGCCGGATGGCCGGTATGGGCCTGAGCGGTCGTGCCCCAGAGCTCCAGGCCGTTGTCCTTGCCGTACTTCGTGAAGAATTCGGCAATCTCCGTATATTCCGCGTGGGTGGTCGCCGGCTTCAGCTCCCTGCCGGTTTCCTTCTTGAAGGCTTCCTTGATCTTCGGATCGTCGAACAGGTCCTTACGATAGAGATAGGTCTTCAGGAAGGCTTCCATCGGAACGCCGAAGAGATCGCCGCTCGTGTCCTTGAAGTAGTCGGCAAAGCTGGTGAAGTTCGAGTCGTCATAGGTCGGCGCCTTCAGATCCGGCTGGTCTTTCAGCGTCTTGGTGATGTCGACGAGGAAATTCCTGGCGAGATAAGAGTAGATGATGTCCTGCTCGATATAGACCATGTCATAGATGCCGGTTTTGGCTTCCATGTCCTTGATGGCCTTATCGTACATCTGATCCCAGGACGTCGTCTCGATGTCGACCTTGATGCCGGTCTTCTTTTCGAATTCCGGGGCGAGCACGTTCTTGATGTAGTTCGATGGCGGGGTGCTTTCGGTGACGCCGTGCAGCGTCACGCCCTTGTATTTAGCCCCGGCATCGGACCAGAAGTCGGCCCAGGCCGGCGAGGCGGTGGTGGCGAGGCCGAGCGTCAGCGCAAGCGCGCTAGCCTTCAAAGCATGATGCATTTCCAATCCTCCCAGAGTGCAGCGAGATCGTTTCGCCGGTGCTTGTGTAGGCCAAAAAATCCGACAGCGCAACATTTGTTGTCTAAACATGCAAATAGGCGGACTATCTCTTTGATTTTTGCGGAAACTAATTTCTTTTGCAGAGGCGGATTAGTGTGAATTGGCCTAAAATGCTGCATTGCAAAGATATTTCGCATGGCAACAAAAAATATCAGCTTGAAATTATTTGTTGCCTTACCAAACTAAAAGGCATAGCACTGTCCGCAATCAAAGGCAGATCGTGGAGGAAAAACCTATGCGTCGATTGGGGATCCATTCATTTGTATGGACAGGCGGCCAAACGCAGGAAGGGCTGGAGATGGCCCTCAACAAGACGGCCGAACATGGATATCGCACCATCGAATTTGCCTATCTGCGCCCCGAGAAATTCAACCTCGATCGATTGGCGAAGCTTGCGCAATCCCTTGACGTCGAAATCGGCGTGACGATGGGTCTGCCGCTCGACAAGGACGTATCGAGCGAGGACATGTCTGCTGTCTCCGCCGGCAGGCAGACGCTGGCCGATGCCGTTCGCGCGGTCCGCGATATCGGCGGCAACAAGCTCGGTGGAATTCTCTATTCCGCCCATACCAAGTACAATCGCCAGCCGACGAAGAAGGGCTGGGACAACAGTATCGCCGCGATCGCCGCAACCGGCGAAGTCGCCAGGCAGGCGAACGTCGACCTCGTCCTGGAGGTCGTCAACCGGTTCGAGACGAACCTGCTGAATACGACGGCGCAGGGGCTCAAGTTCATCGCCGAGACCGGATCGGCGCATGTCCGTCTGCATCTCGACACGTTCCATATGAACATCGAGGAAGCCAATCCGGCCGCCGCGATCCGTCTGGCCGGCGACAAGATCGGCTACTTCCACATCGGCGAGAGCAATCGCGGGTACCTCGGCGACGGCGTCATCAACTTCGATCTGATCTTCGACGCGCTGCTCGACATCGACTACAGCAGCGACATCGTGTTCGAAAGCTTCTCGACGACGGTGGTCGACGAAGGCCTTTCGCTCGCCTGCGCGATCTGGCGCGATACCTGGGAGGAGAATGATCCGCTTGCAGCCCATGCGAAGCGCTACATCGAGCTGAAATATGACGAGGCCAAGCGCCGCCGCGCCACAAACGCGCGGCCCTGATTATCCTTCTGACAGCCTGTTCCAGTCGTGTAAGGGTTGGGCGACTTGAAGGGAATTGAAATATGAACGACACCGTCTCCATCGGGAGTTCGCCGCGCAGGATCCGGCAGAACAATATCGTCGCCGCCTTGCAGACGATCTACGCCCACCGAAGCCTCAGCCGAGCCGATCTCGCCCGCAAGCTCGGCATGAATCGCTCATCCTCGGGAGAGATCGTCGCCGAACTGACGGAAGGCGGGTTCGTTCAGGAGTCGGATGAGAGCGGCAAGCCGCGCTCGGAGCATTCCCGTGCCGGCCGTCCGGGCATCATGCTTGAACTGGTTGCCGATGCCGCATTCTTCGTCGGGATAGAGATCGGCGTCGAGCATATATCGGCAGCAGTCATCGATCTCTCCGCCGAAGTCCGGGCATGCCGGAAAATGGCGTTCGATACGCCGTCTTCGACGGTGGAGGCGGCAGTAGCGCAGGGTGTCGAACTCATTATCGGCGCGATGGCGAAAGGGATGATCGGCAGGTGCAAGGGTCTCGGCATATCGACGCCGGCCCATATCCTGCCGGATGGATTTGTCACCCTGGCCCCGATCATCGGCTGGCGGGACGTGCCGTTGAAGGAGATTGGCCGCGCTGCCTTCCTGGCCGCCGTCCCGGATACCCTCCCGATCGCGGTCGAAAACGACGCCAACGCCTTTGCGATCGGTGACAGCTATCGTCACGGCGCCGCGGGTGTGACCCTGTTCCTGCTCATGGAAACCGGTGTCGGCGGCGGCATCATGATCGATGGCAAGCTGTTCCGGGGCGGCCACGGCCTGGCGGGAGAAATCGGCCACACAATGGTGCCGGGAAGCGGCGGTCAGAAGTTCGAACAGTTGATCGGTCGCGAGGTGCTCATCAGGCAGTATCGCGAGGCTGTCGGCCGCAAGGACGCGGATCTGCAGGACTTCCTCGGCGACGTTCGTGACCGTGTCCCGGCCGCGGTCAATATCGCCGAAAGCTGGTCGCGCCATCTCGCATACGCCTTGCTGCAGGCGTGTCGTCTGCTCGACCCGGACAGGATCGTGCTCGGCGGCTCCGTGGCATCCCTCTACCCGATGGTCGCCGCCCGCGTGGCGGTGCACATGTCGGAAGGCCAGAACATTCCTTTCCCCACGCCCGAGATCGTCGTCGACGGCGATGCGGAGTTCGGTTCCGCCTTCGGGGCGGCATGCATGCTGCACCAACGCTTTCTGTCACTGGAGAACGAGGAATTCGGCAGCGAGGACGGTGCGCCGGTTCAATCGGCGACGAGTTGACGACAAGAACGATCGAAAGCAGGATTGAAATGGCTTCAGTATTGGCCCCGGACGCGCTCGGTCCCACGGTTTGCGTAGGCGAGATCCTCGTGGAGATCGTCGCCACGACGGTTGGAGACGGGTTTCTCGAAGCCCAGCCGCTGGTCGGCCCGTTTGCGAGCGGGGCGCCGGCGATCTTCATTTCGCAATGCGGCCGCCTGGGCGGCAAAGCGGCCATGGTCGGCGCCGTCGGCGATGACGATTTCGGCCGCGTCAATACCGATCGCCTCAAACGCGATGGCGTCGACGTGTCGGCGATCTCGATCGATCCGGACTATCCCACAGGAAGCGCCTTTGTCCGCTACCGCAAGGATGGCTCCCGGGATTTCGTCTACAACATCGCCACATCCGCAGCTGCGCGCTTCGGCTGGTCGCAAACGGTCGGCGATCTGATCGATCGGAGCGGGCATCTTCATGTGATGGGCTCGGCTCTGTCGGTCCCCAGTGCGCGGGAGGTGATCGACAAGGCGGTCGATATCGTCAAGGCACGCGGCGGAACGCTCTCGGTGGACCCGAACATTCGCAAGGAGTTGAAGCTGGATGGGGACACCGAGCGCCGCTTTTCCAAGCTCGTCGCCATGGCCGATCTCCTTCTGCCGTCCGGAGAGGAGCTCGAGCGTGCCGCAGGTGTCGAAGGCGAGGCAGAAGCGATCCGCCGCTTGTTCGAGATCGGTGTCAAGGAGGTCGTGCTGAAACGCGGAGCTGATGGCGCGACCTATTTCGGCGGGCAAGGAGACCGCATCGACGCTCCGGCATTCGTCGTTCAGGAGGTCGACCCGACGGGTGCCGGCGACTGCTTCGGCGGTGCCTATCTCACCTGCCGGCGGCTCGGAATGTCTCAGCAGCAAGCGCTGACCTATGCCTCGGCTGCCGGCGCCCGCAATGTGACCGTGCTGGGCCCGATGGAAGGGGCCGGCACTCGCCGAGAACTCGATGCATTTATCGCTTCAACGGAAAGGCGGCCGTGATGCAGGTGCATCTCAACCAACTCGCCAGGCTGAGGATCGAAGGCCACCCGAAAGGCGTGACCTCCGTATGCTCCGCCCATCCGATCGTGCTTCGAGCTGCACTTCGGCACGGGCGGCAACAGGAGAGTACCGTCCTGATCGAAGCGACCTGCAACCAGGTCAACCACCTCGGCGGCTACACGGGCATGACGCCAAGCGACTTTGCGTCTCTCGTGATGAAGATCGCCGCAGAGGAAGGGTGCCCCGAAAATCTGATCGTTCTCGGCGGCGATCACCTCGGTCCCAATCCTTGGCGCGATCGCCCGGCGCAAGAGGCGATGGCCGAGGCGGAGAAGATGGTTGCCGCCTATGTCGACGCCGGATTCCGCAAGATTCACCTCGATGCCTCGATGGGCTGCCTGGGCGAGCCGGTGGCGCTCGACGACGAAACCACCGCCCATCGTGCCGCCCGGCTGGCTAAAGTCGCCGACGTCTCGGCGAAGAAGGCCGGCGGCGCAATGCCGGTTTATGTCATCGGCACCGAGGTGCCGCCGCCGGGTGGGGCCGACCATGCGCTGACGACGATCGAACCGACGGCCGCCGCGGCGGCGCTGAAGACGATCGACGTCCACCGCCGGGTTTTTACCGAGGCAGGACTGGCGGAGGCGTTCGGCCGCGCCATCGGTCTGGTCGTTCAGCCGGGCGTCGAGTTCGGCAATCACAATGTCATCCTCTATGACAGCAGCAAGATCGATGCGCTGCAATCGGTGCTGACAGACGAGCCGCAATTCGTCTTCGAGGCGCACTCGACCGATTATCAGGGCACCGGCCCGTTGACCGCGCTGGTCGAGGACGGGTTCCCCATCCTCAAGGTCGGTCCCGAGCTGACCTTCGTCCTGCGCGAGGCGCTCTACGGGCTGGATGCAATCGCGTCCGACCTCTTGCCCGATTACGGCGAGCGGCCGCTTTATACGGCGATGGAGGCGCTGATGCTCGATCAACCGGGCAATTGGAGCCGCCACTACCACGGAACGAACGGCGAGAAGCGCTGGTTGCGTCACTATTCGCTCTCCGACCGCATCCGCTACTACTGGGCGTCGGCTGAAGCGCAAGGCGCCGTCCGGCGCCTATGCGAGGCCCTTCGAGGGCAATCCGTGCCGCTGCCTTTGCTTTGGCAGCACATGCCGGCCGCGCAGCACTTCGCAGATGCGCCGCTCGATCCGGAACAGGTTCTGGTCTGGAGAGTGACGAAAAGTCTTTCGGACTATCACGCCGCCTGCGGCGTCGAGAAATCAGCATCAAGATAGGAGGAGAAATCGATGACGGAATTGAATGGGAAGATCGCAGCGGTCACGGGTGCAGCGTCCGGAATAGGACTCGCTTCGACGGAGGCAATGCTCGCCGCTGGCGCGACGGTCGTGCTGGTGGACCGCGATGAGAAGGCCCTTGAGACGGTTTGCGCCCGGCTTGGCGAGCGCGCCATTCCGCTCAAGATCAACTTGCTGGATCCGGACCAGTGCGCGGGACTGCTCGAGGGTGTCCTGTCGAAGACGGGCAAACTCGACATCCTGCACGCCAATGCCGGCACCTATATCGGCGGCGACCTGATGGAAACCGATCTTGATACCATCGATCGGATGCTCAATCTCAACGTGAACGTCGTCATTAAGAACGTTCGAAATGTCATTCCGCACATGATCGAACGTGGCACTGGCGACATTGTCGTCACCAGCTCGGTCGCCGGACATTCGGCGATTCCATGGGAGCCGGTCTATTCGTCGTCGAAGTGGGCGATGACCTGCTTCGTCCAGACGATGCGACGCCAGCTTCTGAAAAACGGCATTCGCGTGGGCTCGGTTTCTCCGGGGCCGGTGATCAGCGCTCTGCTTGCGGACTGGCCGGAGGAAAACCTTCGCAAGGCCAAGGAGGCCGGGGCTTTGATCGAGCCCAAGGAAGTCGCCGACGCGATCATCTTCATGCTGACCCGGCCGCGCAACGTCACCATCCGCGATATCGTGGTGCTTCCAAGCGCATTCGACATCTGAAGGAGCCTGACATGAGTTACCAGCAGAAATTTCGCCTGGACGGCGAACGTGCGGTGGTCACAGGCGGAGGGCGTGCGATCGGTCTCTGCTGCACCGAGGCGCTGGCGGAGGCGGGTGCTGCCGTCGTTGTCATCGAACGCAGCGGGGCCGACGCTGAGCAAGCGCTTGCGCTGCGCGGCAGAGGCTACGACGTCGAAGTCCGGGTTGGTGACGTCACCGACGCGGCCCGAATGGACGCAATCGCAACCGAGCTTGCCGATGGCGGGCGGCCGACAACGATCCTCGTCAACAATGCCGGCATTGGCCAGAGCGGCATTCCGGCGGAGGAGCTCACCGACGCGGATTGGCTGCGCATGATGGACGTCAATCTCAACGGTGTCTTCTGGTGCTCGCGCGCCTTCGGTCGCCCCATGATTTCGATGAAACGGGGCGCCATCGTCAATCTCGGCTCGATGTCGGGGACGATCTGCAACCGGCCTCAGCCTCAGACGGCCTATAACGTCTCCAAGGCGGCGGTCCATCATCTCACGCGCTCGTTGGCCGCCGAGTGGGCGCATCACGGCGTCAGGGTCAATGCCGTCGCGCCCACCTATATCGAGACACCCATGGTGGCGGCCGTCGAAGCCAATCGCGAGCGGATTCCATTCTGGCTCGCCGACACACCGATGGGCAGGATGGGAACGCCGGAGGAGGTGGCAAGTGCTGTCCTCTTCCTCGCATCGGGGGCAGCCAGCCTGATGACCGGGGCGATCGTCAATGTCGATGCGGGCTTCACCTGCTGGTAATCTTTTGGGAGCGAGGCGCGCGTTGGAAGGCCGGCTGCAAACAAATCAGGGAATGTGGAAACGTTACCACATTTTCTTGACTCTCATTCCTGCTGCATTTATTCGAATGTGGAAACGTTGCCATATCTGGGAGGAGTGTGATGAAATCCGCGCGGTTGAACCGACTTTTCGGCGTGTCTGGAAATTGTTTTGACGTTGCCATCGATCACGGCATGTTCAATGAACGAACCTTCCTTTCCGGCATCGAGAACATGAAGATGGCCATCGAGGTGATCGCTGAGGCGGCACCCGATGCCATTCAGCTTCCGCCGGGGACCGCACCCATTCTGCAGGCGATCCCCGGCAAGCATCGTCCGGCACTGGTGCTGCGCACCGACATCGCCAACATTTACGGCAATCCTCTGCCGTCCCAGCTGTTCTCCGAAATGATCGACAGGGCGGTGGAACAGGGCGTTGCGTTGGATGCCGCCTGTGTCGTCGTCAATCTTTTGATGCTGCCGGACCAGCCGGAGGTCTACCGCGCCTGCGTGCGCAATGTGAACAGCCTGAAGCGCCAATGCGAGATTTACGGCATGCCGCTGATGGTCGAACCGCTCGTCATGCAGGACAATTCCAAGGGTGCCTACATGGTGGATGGCGCGATCGACAAGATCCTGCCGCTTGTGCGTCAGGCGGCCGAACTTGGTGCTGATATCATCAAGGCCGACCCCTGCGACAATGTCGAGGAATATCATCGCGTGGTCGAGATCGCCCAAGGCCTGCCGGTGCTGGTGCGCGGCGGCGGCCGCGTTTCGGATCAGGAAATCCTGATCCGCACCAAGCAGTTGATGGAGCAGGGCGCCCGTGGCATCGTCTATGGCCGCAACGTCATCCAGCATCACAATCCCGGCGGCATGACGCGGGCCTTGATGGCGATCGTCCATGACAAGGCTTCCGTCGAGCAAGCCTCCCGGCATATTGGCTGACGCGCATCGGGGAGGAGATGTCATGACGAAAATATTCCGCTTCGGCGTCATCGGCTGCGGCCTGATGGGGCGCGAATTTGCCAGCGCCGCGGCGCGCTGGCTGCATCTGGCCGATGTGAAGGCACGACCGGAAATCGTCGCCGTCTGCGACACCAACACGACGCTGCTCGACTGGTTCAAGGATCATGTGCCGAGCGTTCGCCAAGTGACCGCCGACTATAAGGAGCTTCTGGCCAATCCCGAGGTCGATGCGGTCTATTGCGCAGTCCCGCATGTGCTGCACCAGCAATTCTATATCGATATCCTGAAGGCCGGAAAGCATCTTCTCGGCGAGAAGCCCTTCGGCATGGACGCAGCTCAGAACCGGGAGATCATGGCGGTTCTCGCCGAACATCCCGAACTCCTGGTCCGCTGCTCCTCGGAAATGCCGTTCTTCCCCGGCGCACAGAAGGTTATCGCGCTTGCAAAAAGCGGCGAGATGGGGGAGATCCTCGAAGTCGAGGCGGGTTTCCTGCACTCTTCGGATATCGACCGGCAGAAGCCGATCAACTGGAAGCGCATGGCCGAGATCAACGGCGACTATGGCTGCATGGGTGATCTCGGCATGCATGTGCTGCACGTGCCGCTGCGTCTCGGCTGGCGCCCGACCACCCTGCATGCGCAATTGGTCAAGAAGGTCACCGAACGTCCCGACGGCAAGGGCGGCATGCTGCCCTGCACCACCTGGGACAATGCGACGATCAGCAGCCGCGTGCGCACCGGCGATCAGGATTTCCCGATGGTGCTGAAAACCTGGCGCATCGCGCCCGGCGAATCCAACAGCTGGTACATCCGCGTTCTCGGCATGAAGAAAAGCGCTTTCTTCAGCACGAAGTCGCCGCGCCAGTGGCAGTGGATGGATTATAATGGCGGTGCGCAAGCCTGGAGCACCGAGGATCTCGGCTACGGCTCGCTGTTTCCAGCCATTACAGGCAAGATCTTCGAATTCGGTTTTGCCGACGCCATACAGCAGATGTGGGCGGCCTTCGTCGACGAACTTGCCGGCGGCAATGCCAACGGTTTCGGCTGCGCGACGCCGGCGGAGGCGCAGGCGCATCATGCGGTGCTGACGGCTGCTCTCAAATCCGGCCGCGAAGACGTCGTGGTGCCGGTCGCGTATGGTGGGGCATCCGTCTGATGCAGCGCTCTGCGATCAACGCCGCCTTGCGGCGGGCAACCGAAACTCTCGAGCGCTGGCACTGGTCTCTGCCGGCATGGGGCTATTGGACGGCGGCGGATTTTGCCGCTCATCCGGAGGCCTCAGCCTATTTGCGCGCCCATCAGCTGGGTTGGGATGTCACCGATTTCGGCTCGAACCGGTTTGCCGAATGCGGCCTCGTGCTGTTCTGCCTGCGCAATGGCATCGTTGATATCGAGGGTGAGCGGACCTATGCCGAAAAGTTGCTCTTCGTTGGGGAAGGGCAGGTCACGCCGACGCACCGGCATGCGGCGAAGATGGAAGACATCATCAATCGCGCCGGCGGCGATCTCGTCATCGAATTCGCCGCAACCGATGCCGATGGCAATGTGCTGACGGAGGATGTGGCGGTTCCGGTCGACGGGCTGCCGCACCGCCTCTCCGCATGGGAGCCGCTGGTTCTCAAGCCTGGCCAGAGCGTGACGATCCGCACCGGGCTTTACCACCGCTTCTATGGCCGGAAAGGCGGCGGAGCTGTGCTTGTCGGCGAGGTCAGCCAGGTCAATGACGACAACAGCGATAATGTCTTCCTGGAGCCGATCGGCCGCTTTGCCGCGATCGAGGAGGACGAGCCGCCGCTCAAACCCCTCTGGAACGAAGGAGGCCGCTGATGCGAACCGGGGAGGAGGTTCAACATCGCGACAGTCGGAAAAAGGGCGGCATCGTCTGCGCGGGAAACTTCATCGTCGATCGCGTCCACACCCTGTCCTATTGGCCCGAACAGGGCAATCTTGCTCATATCCTGCACCAGGATCTGGGCGTGGGCGGCGGGGCGGCCAATGTCGTCACCGATCTCGCCTCGCTCGGATTTCCGGGAAGGCTGGCGGTGGCCGGATGCATCGGCGCCGATCAGGACGGAGAAATCGTCAAGGCCCGCCTTGCCGTTGCCGGCGTCGACGTCGGCGGGCTGACGGCGCTGGCCGACCGGGTGACGGCGCATACGCATGTCATGAATGTGCCCGGTCAGAACCGCACCTTCTTCTATCATGGCGGCGCCAACGATGCCGTCACGGATGAGCTTGTCTCACCCGCGGCCTTCGCCAAGGCCGGCTATCGGCTGTTCTATCTCGGTTACCTCATGCTGTTGCCGGGTCTCGACCGCATCGGCCCCGACGGTCGTTCGGGAGCGTCGCGCCTGCTGGAGGCCGCGCGCCGCGCGGGGCTCACGACCTGCGTGGATTTCGTTTCGAGCGAAGACCCGGACTTTGCGGCCAAGGTCGGCGTCGCTCTGCCCTTCTGCGATTTCCTGATCATCAACGAGATGGAGGCGGGTCGGGCAACCGGCGTTACCGTTCGCGATGCGAAGGGAGATTTGATCGAGGCGGGGCTATTGGAAGCGGGCGAGCGCCTGCTGGGCGCGGGCGTCGCGAAAGGAGCGATCATCCATGCGCCGGAAATCTGCTTCTGGTTTGCATCAGGCGCTTCCCCGGTCATGACGCGGTCAAGGCCCGTCGACCCCGGTGACATCGTCAGCACGGTCGGCGCCGGAGACGCCTTCTGCGCCGCCGTGCTCTACGGCCTGCATGAGAACTGGCCGGTCGAGCATATCTGCGCCGTCGCCCATGCGGCGGCCGCGCGTTGCCTTGGGGGTGCGACGGCCACGGATGGCATCCCCGACATATCCGTCCTCCTTCAGGAGGCAACGGAGACGAACCCGCAACCCGCTTGACCCATCGGCGTCGCCTCGGGAGAGGGTGGCGCCGATCATCGTCCAGTCGGAATGGAGGAGCAGACATGAAGCTATTCACTATGGCAGCCGTAGACGGCAACCTTGCCGATTTAGGCGCGACCGGGGAGGCAGGGCGATGACCTATACGGAAACGGAACGGCTCTCCGGCAAGGTGGCATTGGTCACAGGAGGCGCGAGCGGCATCGGCAAAGCGGTCTGCGAACGCTTCGCCGCCGAAGGCGCCAGGGTTGTCGTGGCGGATCTCGACGGTGAACGCTGCGCGCGGGTGGCGGAAACGATCGGTCCTGATGCCTGGGGTGTGGCGCTTGACGTGACCAGCCAGGACAGTATCGAAGAGGCGGCACGCTTCACCATCTCAACCGCCGGTCAGATCGACATCCTGGTCAATGCCGCCGGTATTTACGACGTCGAGTCGATTCTGGAGATATCCCGGGAGCGCACCGCTCGGGTATTTCAGGTCAATATCGAAGGCCTGATCTTCATGACGCAGGCCGTCGCCCGGCACATGGTGGAGAGAGGGGAAGGTGGACGCATCATCAACTTCTCGTCCCAGGCGGGGCGTCGGGGCGAAGGGCCGGCGGTGGCTTATTGCGCCTCCAAGGCGGCCGTCATCAGCATCACGCAAAGCTGCGCTCTGGAGCTGATCCGCTACGGGATCAACGTCAACGCCATCGCGCCCGGCGTCGTCGATACGCCGATGTGGGACGTCGTCGATGCAAAACTCGGCAGCCGCGAAGGTTTGAAACCCGGCGACGTCAAACGCCGCGTGGCCGCCGCCGTCCCCGCCGGACGATTTGGCGCGCCCCAAGAACAAGCGGCCATGGCAGCCTTCCTGGCCGGCCCCGATGCAGCATACATCGTGGCGCAGTGCTACAATGTCGATGGCGGCAATGTCATGAGCTGACGCTTCGCTTCATCAGCAGCAATAGGCAATCGAACTTGGGGTCTGGAGGAGTGGAATGAAGGCTGTACGCTTGGAGTCGATCGGGTCTTTGACCATGCGCAGCGTCGAAAAACCGGTTGCCGGGCCGGGCGAGCTGCTTGTCCGGGTCGCAGCCGCCGGCATCTGCGGTTCCGATCGCCACATGTACAAGGGCGAGTATCCGACAGCGATCCCCGTCACGCTGGGCCACGAATTCAGCGGCATCGTCGAAGAGATCGGCGATGGTGTGACACGGTTTACCGGCGGCGAGCTGGTGACGGTGGACCCCAATATTGCCTGCGGCACCTGTCCAGCTTGCACGCGGGCGCGGCCGAATCTGTGTGAGAGGCTGACCGCCATCGGCGTGACACGGGACGGCGGCTTTGCCGAATATGTGGCGGTGCCGCACGCGCAGGCCTTCGTCCTGCCGGCCGACCTCGATCCCGTTCACGGCGCCTTCAGTGAACCGCTGGCCTGCTGTATCCACGCCATCGACAAGGCAG of Rhizobium sp. BT04 contains these proteins:
- a CDS encoding D-lyxose/D-mannose family sugar isomerase; protein product: MQRSAINAALRRATETLERWHWSLPAWGYWTAADFAAHPEASAYLRAHQLGWDVTDFGSNRFAECGLVLFCLRNGIVDIEGERTYAEKLLFVGEGQVTPTHRHAAKMEDIINRAGGDLVIEFAATDADGNVLTEDVAVPVDGLPHRLSAWEPLVLKPGQSVTIRTGLYHRFYGRKGGGAVLVGEVSQVNDDNSDNVFLEPIGRFAAIEEDEPPLKPLWNEGGR
- a CDS encoding carbohydrate kinase family protein, with the protein product MRTGEEVQHRDSRKKGGIVCAGNFIVDRVHTLSYWPEQGNLAHILHQDLGVGGGAANVVTDLASLGFPGRLAVAGCIGADQDGEIVKARLAVAGVDVGGLTALADRVTAHTHVMNVPGQNRTFFYHGGANDAVTDELVSPAAFAKAGYRLFYLGYLMLLPGLDRIGPDGRSGASRLLEAARRAGLTTCVDFVSSEDPDFAAKVGVALPFCDFLIINEMEAGRATGVTVRDAKGDLIEAGLLEAGERLLGAGVAKGAIIHAPEICFWFASGASPVMTRSRPVDPGDIVSTVGAGDAFCAAVLYGLHENWPVEHICAVAHAAAARCLGGATATDGIPDISVLLQEATETNPQPA
- a CDS encoding L-iditol 2-dehydrogenase; translation: MTYTETERLSGKVALVTGGASGIGKAVCERFAAEGARVVVADLDGERCARVAETIGPDAWGVALDVTSQDSIEEAARFTISTAGQIDILVNAAGIYDVESILEISRERTARVFQVNIEGLIFMTQAVARHMVERGEGGRIINFSSQAGRRGEGPAVAYCASKAAVISITQSCALELIRYGINVNAIAPGVVDTPMWDVVDAKLGSREGLKPGDVKRRVAAAVPAGRFGAPQEQAAMAAFLAGPDAAYIVAQCYNVDGGNVMS